GTGCAGCCGGTTCTTCGGCGTCTTCGGCTCGGGCACCTTGAGAATGGCAAGCCGGGGCCCCGCACCGTCGGGATCGCACAGCCAAGCCCCGTCGTCCACGGACTCCCCCTCCGGCAGGTCGAACTGCGCGAGCCACTCCTCCCGGGTCGCGAACGGAGCCGGCGGCGGCTCGTCGACGTAACCGAGCGCCGACTTCCAGAACTCGGCCAGCAGCCGTGCGTCCGCGCAATCGAGCGTCAGGTCAATCTTGGCTGCCATGTCAGGACCGTACTGCGCCCCTCCGCCCCGAGCGGCGCTGAACGGCGCCGACACCACGACGCGGCCCGGATTCGCCTCACGGGGCCCTCTTCCGGGGCCTCGGCCCCCCGCCTACACTCCGGCCGTGACCAAGGACCTGAGGTGCACCCACTGCGGCACTGTCGGACTCGACCTGGGGTTTGTCGAGGACAGCGGCCAGCACAGTCACGGCGATGCCAGGTGGATCTCCGGCGCGCTCGAACGCGGCCCGTTCGGCGGGGTCAAGCGGATGGGCCGGCCGCGTTTCCAAATCGACGCGTTCCGCTGCCCGACCTGCGGGCACCTGGAGTTGTTCGCGCGTCAGCGACTCAGCTAGGCCCGCTCGGGGTCGATCGACGCTCCGTCCGGCTCGGCACGTAAGGTAGGCAAGGCATACCTAAGTGTCGGAGCGTGGGGCGGGTCGGTTCGCGGGCTTCGGCGACGCCGGACTGGAGAGCGATGCCCACCAATGACGACAGGCGAGCGCACGGGGAACTCGTCGCGGACGTGCTCGCGGTGCTGTGGGAGGCCGGGCGCCCGCTGACCGCGCAGGAGGTGAAGGGGGCGTTGGGGCGGCCGTTGGCGCGGACGACCGTGGCCACGATCCTTTCCCGGCTGCACGGGGGCGGGAAGCTGGTGCGCACCCGCCCGGGAAGGTCGTTCGCCTACGAGCCGGTGGCGGACGCCGCCGGGTTGGCGGCGGGCCGGATGCGCCGGGAGCTGGACCGGGAGGGCGACCGCAGCCTGGTGCTCCGCCGGTTCGTGTCCTCGCTGTCCGCCGACGACGAGGCCGTGCTGCGGCAGGTGCTGAGCGAGGCGGA
The DNA window shown above is from Streptomyces sp. TLI_171 and carries:
- a CDS encoding VOC family protein, which gives rise to MAAKIDLTLDCADARLLAEFWKSALGYVDEPPPAPFATREEWLAQFDLPEGESVDDGAWLCDPDGAGPRLAILKVPEPKTPKNRLHIDVRVPGHGSAGERWARIKAESERLVRAGGSVLQVFDGHHVVMADPEGNEFCVAAAAA
- a CDS encoding BlaI/MecI/CopY family transcriptional regulator produces the protein MPTNDDRRAHGELVADVLAVLWEAGRPLTAQEVKGALGRPLARTTVATILSRLHGGGKLVRTRPGRSFAYEPVADAAGLAAGRMRRELDREGDRSLVLRRFVSSLSADDEAVLRQVLSEAECSE